The following DNA comes from Rhinatrema bivittatum chromosome 17, aRhiBiv1.1, whole genome shotgun sequence.
TAATATTCCGCACTCTTACCGAAAAAAAATTGTTCGAAGCAGATTACAACATCAAAATCAGGACAGATataacaaaacatttaagaaattcAAAACATTTCCACACACATCAAAACCAAAAACAGCacataatataaaaacataaaatgagtTAGCTGGCTACGTTATTCGGCTAACTCCTAATTCAAAGTTAGCTAGAAAGCTTACCTGACCGAGTCTGTGCGGGCCAAGAACTGCCCTAAGGTTAGATAGATGATGatagatagctggctatattcaataatgcagctgcactactgaatattccTCCAGACAGTGACCGAATATGGATCTCGACCCTTTTACCTTTAGAATTTCtgtccacaaggattccagagtgcagttgGTTCCTGCTATACTTAATTCTATGTCATCCTCAACAAACagtgccatccctccaccaatttcATATGCCCAGTCATGTTGATTTCATTTGTACAAATTTGCAAATTTGCAAATTTGTGCAGCCCCCACCAGTCCTAATCTGTGAAAAGTTGGCAATCCTAAACTAAATGGATCTGTTCAAGTGTTGTAGAACCTGGGGATCCAGTTTACATTCCCTTTAAGGTGATGTTTCAAAAGCTGCTCCCTTACGCGAGTCTACGCTACTTTAGAAACTTCAACATCCATGCGTAACTCAGGGCCTGCGAGGGAATTTTCTCATGTAAAAATGGGGGGAGGCCAGGAATGGTCCAGGGAGGAGCCAATATTTATgcgcgtaagttgctattttataagcgtatatttatttctgctcaatatctggtgcaagtcattgtaaacatcttaaaaatgaaaaaatgactgggttgGGGGTCGGGCTGAGTAGCCAGAAGAGTCTCGATGacgctggtagactaattggtaaactggcaATGTGattgccatgcgcatgttagaaaatctcctgacGTAGGCGTGTAAAAGTGCctaatttacatgtataaaatctCCTCGTCTATCACTTTCAAATTTGACTGGTATATCATTTGCtcacgcttatccagctaaattttaactTATTTGGCAGTGCCTTACCACTACTTAGACAGTTAACTCTGAAAAGCTCTACTTGTCCATCCAAGTACCACGTTGAGACTTATTTGATTAaataagatagccggataagtcttgaAAAgcaccacttagatggataagtagcattttcaGATTTTATCTAGCTAAGAAGCAGTTTTGCCAGATAATACCAAACTTGTCCAGCGCGCGGTTTTTCTATGCATGTGCATGTCCGAGTGTGTATTTgtgcgtattttataacctgcgcatatcaggtacatgcaggttataaaatacagtagtaaatttgCTCGTGCCTATATACAGGCTTATATGGGCACTCGCAGGTATCCTCCTTGTGTCATAGGGAATCCTTGTGCCGACATGACATCAGAAAACTTAGAGGCAGAGTCTGCTGAGAGCTAAAATGCCACTGCccaaatctaaaatatcaataaactTTCTGAAAGTACACTGTaaggaaaaaagaataaaacacagTATAATCCTGGCCCAGGCTgcattttaaaataggttttcTGAATTTCTAATCTTTGCTAGGCCAGATGAACTTCCCTTTTCACAATCTTAGTGTACATTACCCTTCTTGGATGATGTAGGCTCCAATGGACGTGTTCTGTCTGTCCAGCAGCTGGCAGGAACGCACTATCAGCTCTGTGTCACCCAGACTGCCTTCAACCATCACGTTTACGAACAGTTGCTCACTGAGTTGGGCATCGATTGACTCCAGCGGCTCTGCCCTGCTCATCCTGCCGTCATCTTTGCTGAAACCGATACCGAAGCTGAAATTCCCAAATGCTCTGCTTGTGGAGCCTTGGCTGGGCAGGTAAGCACTGCTGGCATTGCTGAAGTCCTGGATGGGTAAATAGGCACTGCTGGCATTACTAGGTCTGCCCCGGAACATCTGAAAAGTGCTGCTGGCATTCCCCTCTCTGGCATGCTTGCACTTCACTGGATCAAAGAGGGCTTTCACATGCAAGATGGAGGAGTTTTCCTTGTGTTTACAGATCTTGGTTTTGAGGATGACAAATGGCAACTTTTCCTGTAAAAACAGAGTGGAATACAGGAGAAGGGAgacaggggagggagagaggtagAGCCAAAGAAAGTGACAGAGGCATATGGGGTGGAGGGAGAATTGGGAAGAGAGAGGTGGCAGAGaggacaaagggaaagggaaacgtGACATTAGGAAAGGAAAACCAGGGATAGGTGAGGGAGCCAATGATGGTACTTAGTAGAGATTTGATATACTATGCATCACAAGTAGGAAATCATATTACAGTGCAATACTCTTTTTGGTAACATTGCTAAACCTCAGAGTAATTTTCTGTAGCTGCATTGGGTGCAGTCTATCTTAATCCATGTCCATTGCACCTTTATGTGCAtgcttatttaccccttcaaaataatccagtaaattgataaggcaagacttccctttgcaaaaatcaTATTGACTGTACCTCATTCAACCATGTTTATCGATGTGATATATCTTCTACCATTgtgcctggcactgacatcaggctcaccagtctatagtttccctgatcatCCCTTGAgcccattttaaaaatttgcgtcACATGGGCCagcctctagtcttcaggtaccatggctgttttaaattatTAGGTTGAAATCACCAGAAACATGGCtgtaatttcatgtttgagttacTTCAGAACTCTGTGATGAATACTATCTGGTCACAGGGATAGTGACATTTAGTCTGACCTGTtaacttcctttccttgagtccctCTATAGTATACCAGTCCAGTCTAGTGGGTTATCTCCACCTActtgcagatggagacagaagacaaacaatttttcagtgacatcatcacatgtTACATAGGCTAGAGATGCACCAGAAAGTCTCTGCCTAGCAGGGATTGTATCCCAGGTATCTCTGCTTGGCACTCCACATGCCAAGCAGTGCCACAGGACAGATAAACAGCACAGAACAAACAGTGTTGGGTGCACTTCGAAGGTGAACTCAAATTTTTCTGACAAACTCAAAAGTCCACTGCCAAGGATAACAGTGCTTTCTGGGAGGGTCctagactggtgtagcaggaatcAAGGAAATTAATTAACAGGAAAGACTAAATTTCACCTCCCTTATCATCCTGCTTCACCAGTCCAAGATGACAGGGCTCGTCTGAGACTGTCTGCTCCAAGGTAGTATCTCCCTTGGCTTGTACATCTAATCCACAACATTTATGAGAGATTGTAAAGACCAAGTGGTAGCCTTACACATCTTCTCCAGAGCAGGGGCTTCAGGAAGCCTGAGCCCTCATAGAATGTGTACAAAGCACCCTCTGAACCTGTTGACTCTTCAGCAAAGGTTAAGGGGATCATCTGCTTGATTTACAAGGTCAATGATAATTCTGAAGCTGCCTCTTCCTGTGAGTTCTGCTGAATAAAGGCCTGTTGGTTAGCCAAAAGGAATTAGCCatcttttaaatatctgaagaagGTTCAAGAACATTTAATAAGGGGAGAGATTACCCTTATTATGTTCCCCTTTATCAAATTCTGAAAATTAAGAATGGATGGGATGTCCACTCACCAGGGTGAAATGGCCAGAAATCTGAAAAAAAGCCTCAAGTCTAATGAGACTAGCAGAAGAATAACCCTCTTTGAGCTAATCCACTTTTCCAATGTTAGgttgagaaaacaaaaaacaaagtctGTTCCTGGCATACTAGATTGTGAGCAATTGCTGagctctctttttttatttttatttttgggcagCTGAATCTTGTCATTTTTGGAAACGTGCGATTTTCCATCAGATTCAGTTGTGGGGGTTCCCCATAATATATTCTGATTAGGAGGGCCttcagtctgaggtcacacattCTGGGGACTAAATTATTGCTTttgaggaaattaaaattgtGATATACTTGCAATGTGAACTGCTAAAAACCGCAGAAAGTTCTGCTCCACCCCCAAAAACTGCTTGCTTTCTGGGCTTTCATTGGTCTCCAAGCATCCCCTTGCTTGATCACATTATGGGCAGGAACTGCAGCCAGGCCAGGCTGATAGCCTTGGTTTCTGGTCCATTTACAGACTGCATGCATCTTCTTTTTGGTGGGTGACAGAATGCACCC
Coding sequences within:
- the LOC115079349 gene encoding uncharacterized protein LOC115079349 isoform X3, yielding MGKPQSWKYYCSWGALLCLTCTSLPGQEAQEKLPFVILKTKICKHKENSSILHVKALFDPVKCKHAREGNASSTFQMFRGRPSNASSAYLPIQDFSNASSAYLPSQGSTSRAFGNFSFGIGFSKDDGRMSRAEPLESIDAQLSEQLFVNVMVEGSLGDTELIVRSCQLLDRQNTSIGAYIIQEGCLSNKTAEEVMMGNSKEKIYSLRLSSVFTASELFVACEVQLCKNLSGSQHCLMECGSSFRISHSRNAVLETNIYRISAGPIRITKDTSNKS